The uncultured Desulfobulbus sp. genome window below encodes:
- a CDS encoding diguanylate cyclase, whose amino-acid sequence MNAQIPIRLKLFFSHVLAVLLVSGSIGTYFYTSAADSLLTGLQERLQSSAALISQMIDANMLRNITTKADITQKQYTKVLEQLRQLRRMNPDIAFLYVMRQQGEQVFFVIDSDESEEQAMPGQEYTAVVPRLLQGFTSVSVDDEINTDQWGSFLSGYAPLNNGQGEFLVGLDMRAGKVSSKYRSLRISGICSLLASIALAFLFSKYLAARLTGPIDLAITRCTDIARGKLDEQITLTTNDELDQLLKAFNEMSAALAQSEKIKQEAFTALQHSKDELEIRVHQRTDDLNEVNTRLSHEIAQRIIAQNALQEAAMIDPLTRLYNRRAMLERLEHEGARCQRSHTPFTLIFIDLDHFKAVNDQLGHDAGDSVLVEAGIRMKSMLRSQDSVSRWGGEEFVLLLPETELCSGLLVAEKIRARIGESPFYACGTPVEVTASFGLSVYEAGMEVKQVIREADEAMFLAKNKGRDRIELAGGRSC is encoded by the coding sequence ATGAACGCCCAGATCCCCATCCGTTTAAAACTCTTTTTCAGCCATGTACTTGCCGTTCTCCTTGTTTCCGGGAGCATAGGCACCTATTTCTACACCAGCGCTGCCGATAGCCTCCTCACAGGTCTCCAAGAACGATTACAATCAAGCGCTGCGCTCATCAGCCAGATGATCGATGCCAACATGTTGAGAAATATCACGACCAAGGCAGACATCACTCAGAAGCAATACACCAAGGTGCTGGAACAGCTCAGACAGCTGAGAAGAATGAACCCGGACATTGCCTTTCTCTATGTAATGCGCCAACAGGGAGAACAAGTTTTTTTTGTGATCGACTCGGATGAATCTGAGGAACAGGCCATGCCCGGACAGGAATACACGGCTGTTGTCCCGAGACTCCTCCAGGGGTTTACCAGTGTCAGTGTGGATGATGAGATCAACACCGACCAATGGGGATCATTTCTCTCAGGTTATGCTCCCCTGAACAACGGACAGGGGGAGTTTTTGGTAGGACTGGATATGCGTGCAGGCAAGGTCAGCAGCAAATACAGAAGTTTAAGGATTTCTGGCATCTGTTCTCTCTTGGCCTCTATTGCCCTGGCTTTTCTCTTTTCCAAGTACCTGGCCGCTCGCCTCACCGGCCCTATTGATCTCGCCATCACCCGCTGTACTGACATTGCCCGGGGAAAACTCGACGAACAGATCACCCTGACAACCAATGATGAGTTGGACCAACTGCTCAAGGCCTTTAACGAGATGTCTGCTGCACTTGCCCAGAGTGAAAAGATCAAGCAGGAGGCATTTACCGCCCTGCAACACTCCAAAGATGAGCTGGAAATTCGGGTCCACCAGCGGACCGATGACCTCAACGAGGTCAATACCCGCCTCAGCCACGAGATCGCCCAACGTATCATTGCCCAAAATGCGTTGCAGGAGGCGGCAATGATTGACCCGCTTACCCGTTTGTACAACCGACGGGCAATGCTGGAACGGCTGGAGCATGAAGGTGCACGCTGCCAGCGCAGCCATACCCCGTTTACCCTGATTTTTATCGACCTTGATCACTTCAAGGCAGTCAACGATCAGCTGGGCCACGACGCCGGAGACAGTGTCCTTGTTGAGGCGGGAATTCGCATGAAAAGCATGCTCCGTTCTCAGGATTCAGTATCTCGCTGGGGTGGTGAAGAGTTTGTGCTTCTGCTCCCTGAAACTGAACTATGCAGTGGTTTATTGGTGGCAGAGAAGATTCGGGCGCGTATCGGAGAGAGCCCTTTTTATGCCTGTGGCACTCCGGTCGAGGTCACGGCGAGCTTCGGTTTGTCCGTCTACGAGGCAGGGATGGAGGTAAAACAGGTGATCAGAGAGGCAGATGAGGCCATGTTCCTGGCAAAAAATAAAGGCAGAGACCGCATAGAACTGGCTGGTGGCAGAAGCTGCTGA
- a CDS encoding nitroreductase family protein has product MLIDLLRSRRSLRRFTDQPIEQEKLDLLLEAALRSPSSKGFNPWEFVVVRDKDRIQALSKAKSHGATFLAGAPLVIVVCADSSKSDVWIEDASIATLLVHLEAADLGLGSCWVQLRQREREDGTPSQEYMRDLLSLPEGIEVLAMVGIGYPEGSKEGHPATSLLTTQVSYEQFGQKKD; this is encoded by the coding sequence ATGTTGATTGATTTGTTACGCAGCAGAAGAAGTCTTCGTCGTTTCACGGATCAACCCATTGAACAGGAAAAGCTCGACCTCCTTCTGGAGGCGGCCTTGCGTTCCCCCTCATCTAAAGGGTTCAATCCCTGGGAATTTGTCGTGGTCAGGGACAAAGATCGTATTCAGGCCCTCTCCAAGGCGAAGAGCCACGGCGCCACCTTTCTTGCCGGCGCGCCGCTTGTTATTGTTGTTTGTGCGGATAGCAGCAAAAGTGACGTATGGATTGAAGATGCTTCGATCGCCACCCTTCTGGTCCATCTGGAGGCGGCAGACCTGGGCTTGGGGAGTTGCTGGGTACAGCTGCGCCAGCGAGAACGCGAAGATGGAACTCCCTCGCAGGAGTATATGCGTGACTTGCTGAGCCTACCTGAGGGGATAGAGGTGCTTGCCATGGTGGGAATCGGTTATCCCGAGGGCAGCAAAGAGGGGCATCCCGCCACCTCGCTCTTAACCACCCAGGTTAGCTACGAGCAGTTCGGTCAAAAAAAGGACTGA
- the pyrF gene encoding orotidine-5'-phosphate decarboxylase: MNVTDIPLEERIIFALDVADPRKAIALVDRLSDHVRFFKVGMQLFFSGGWSVVDYIVRKGCKVMLDLKLYDIPATVKLAVEQFADRGISLTTVHGYSPVVEAALEANTDIQILAVTVLTSFGNEQVSELQYQGTVEDLVLQRARAVLSVGCHGIVCSAMEAPLLRQQLGQEFVMVTPGIRPAGADLNDQQRVATPGRAIADGSDYLVIGRPIRDAQDPEACINAIQREIALSLA; this comes from the coding sequence ATGAACGTAACCGATATTCCCCTGGAAGAACGTATTATTTTTGCTCTGGATGTGGCTGATCCCCGCAAAGCCATAGCCCTGGTCGATCGCCTATCTGACCATGTTCGTTTTTTCAAAGTGGGGATGCAGCTCTTTTTCTCCGGTGGCTGGAGTGTGGTGGATTACATTGTCCGCAAGGGCTGCAAGGTCATGCTTGATCTCAAGCTGTATGATATCCCGGCCACTGTGAAGCTGGCGGTGGAACAGTTTGCCGACCGGGGGATCTCCCTGACCACAGTTCATGGGTACAGTCCGGTGGTGGAGGCTGCCCTGGAAGCCAATACCGATATCCAGATACTGGCAGTTACCGTCTTGACAAGTTTTGGAAATGAACAGGTTAGTGAACTGCAATACCAGGGCACCGTGGAGGATCTCGTCCTGCAACGCGCACGAGCTGTGCTGAGCGTCGGCTGTCATGGCATTGTCTGTTCCGCCATGGAAGCACCTTTGCTGCGCCAACAGCTTGGCCAGGAGTTTGTCATGGTCACCCCCGGTATTCGACCGGCAGGTGCCGATCTCAACGATCAGCAGCGGGTTGCCACTCCCGGGCGGGCCATTGCCGATGGCTCAGATTATCTGGTCATCGGGCGTCCCATCCGTGATGCCCAAGATCCCGAGGCCTGCATCAACGCCATCCAGCGGGAGATAGCCCTGTCACTGGCATGA
- a CDS encoding PhoH family protein — MSAKKHFVLDTNVLLHSNAAITCFADNVVVLPMTVIEELDKFKKNNDELGRNARQVIRTLDQLRGQGSLGKGVPTEDGGKVWITMEKEDDCGTCIDLNIPDNRIIATAYRLHKEGKRVIFVSKDINARLKADALGIAVMDFEQEKADFDQLYTGWRTIKVSASKIDHLYQGKELELADEEFLPNECVLLMDEQNDKHTAVGRASKAGSQLRPLNPVFDSAFNLRPRSMEQRVALELLMDPAVALVTMVGQAGTGKTLLALAAGMANSIKADKYEKMLVSRPVIPLGKDIGYLPGSKDEKMKLWMQPIFDNLSYLMGLTNGGKQDAAAELGIKRLLREDRIELEALTYIRGRSISRQYVIIDEAQNLTPHEVKTIISRAGEGTKMILTGDPEQIDNPYLDASSNGLSYTVERLKGHETCGHITLTRSERSHLASLAAEYL, encoded by the coding sequence ATGTCCGCTAAAAAACATTTCGTCCTTGATACCAATGTCCTGCTGCACAGTAATGCGGCAATTACCTGTTTTGCTGATAATGTGGTCGTCCTCCCCATGACGGTGATCGAGGAGCTCGACAAGTTCAAAAAAAATAATGACGAGCTCGGACGGAACGCTCGTCAGGTTATTCGTACCCTGGACCAACTGCGCGGGCAGGGGAGTCTGGGCAAGGGGGTCCCCACCGAAGATGGGGGAAAGGTCTGGATAACCATGGAAAAAGAGGACGATTGCGGTACCTGCATTGACCTCAATATTCCTGATAATCGGATTATCGCCACCGCCTATCGGCTGCATAAGGAGGGGAAGCGGGTTATCTTTGTCTCCAAAGATATCAATGCCCGGCTCAAGGCCGATGCCCTGGGAATTGCGGTGATGGATTTTGAACAGGAAAAGGCCGATTTTGATCAGCTCTACACCGGTTGGCGAACAATCAAGGTCAGCGCATCCAAGATTGATCACCTCTACCAGGGCAAAGAACTCGAGCTTGCAGATGAGGAGTTTCTCCCAAACGAGTGTGTCCTTCTGATGGATGAGCAAAATGATAAGCACACCGCCGTTGGGCGTGCCAGCAAAGCGGGCTCGCAACTCAGGCCACTTAATCCGGTGTTTGACAGCGCCTTTAATCTTCGCCCCCGCTCCATGGAGCAGCGTGTTGCCCTGGAGCTGCTCATGGATCCGGCAGTTGCCCTGGTGACGATGGTAGGGCAGGCCGGAACCGGTAAAACCTTGCTGGCGCTGGCAGCGGGTATGGCCAATTCCATCAAGGCGGACAAGTACGAAAAAATGCTGGTCTCCCGGCCTGTGATACCTCTGGGCAAGGATATTGGATACCTTCCCGGCAGCAAAGATGAAAAAATGAAGCTGTGGATGCAGCCAATTTTTGATAACCTGAGCTACCTCATGGGATTGACCAACGGGGGGAAACAGGATGCGGCCGCCGAGTTGGGCATCAAGCGTCTTTTGCGGGAAGACCGTATCGAACTGGAAGCCCTGACCTATATCCGAGGGCGTTCGATCTCACGTCAGTATGTGATTATTGATGAGGCGCAGAATCTGACTCCGCACGAGGTTAAAACCATTATCAGCCGGGCTGGAGAGGGGACCAAAATGATCCTCACCGGCGATCCCGAGCAGATCGACAACCCCTATCTCGATGCCAGCAGTAACGGGCTGAGTTACACCGTGGAACGCCTCAAAGGGCATGAGACCTGCGGGCACATCACCTTGACCCGTTCCGAGCGCAGTCATCTGGCCTCGCTGGCGGCGGAGTATTTATAA